The following is a genomic window from Spirosoma foliorum.
AATGGGCAGGATCGTGACGAAATCTGGTGCGCGTACGAAGGCATTATTTATGACCTATCAACATCGCGTTTATGGCGTAATGGTAAACATTATGAACACTGGGCTGGACAAGATCTTACCGATGAACTGGCTGATGCTCCCCATACCGACCGTGTTTTTAGTCGCTTCCCAGCGATTGGGAAATTAATCTAATGGTCAAGATTTCATGTTATACCCGATTAAACGTGAAATTTTGAACCTGGAACCTGAAATTGTTAAACATGAAAATTCTGATCGCTGATAGCGGCTCAACTAAAACCGACTGGCGACTTGTTGATAGCAATGGCAGTACATACGCTATTCAAACGGATGGATTCAATCCTTATTATCAGACTACTGCTCAAATGGTTAATACGTTGCAGGCGCAATTGATTCCATACCTGAACGATACCGATATCACGAAGGTTTTTTTTTATGGAACAGGTTGCACTGGCCCAACGGTGAATCCTATTGTTGCCGATGCGCTTCAGGCAGTATTGCCTGGTTTGCAGGTTGTTGAGGTAAATAGTGACATGCTGGGAGCCGCCCGAGGAGCAATCGGTCACCAATCCGGAATAGCCTGCATTTTGGGAACGGGGTCAAATGCCTGCTGCTATGAGGGAGGTCAACTCACACGAGGTATTCAATCACTTGGGTTTTGGCTGGGCGATGAGGGAAGCGGAGGATATTTGGGTAAAACGCTCGTTCGGGATTTTTTTCAGGAACGCTTACCCGCCGAACTCCGCGAAGCCTTTCAATTACGTTACGCCCTGGATCGCCCAACGTTACTTGAAAATGCGTATCAAAAGCCTTTCCCTAATCGATACTTTGCCGCATTTACACCATTCTTATCCGAGCATCTGGAACATCCTTACATCGCCAATTTGGTGACGGAGGCCTTTGTGTTATTTCTGACTACCTATGTCAAACGGTTTCCCGAAGCCAGTTCGTGGCCGATTTATTTTGTAGGGTCGATTGCTTACTATTTTGCGAAACCACTGCAACTGGCTGTCAAACAAACAGGCTTAACAATGGGTAGTATTCTAAAAGCACCTGCCGAACAGTTAGTTGAATTCCATAAAAATGGGTAAGTTCCGTGTGTTCGCCGTACTTTTGCAGAATGTTTTACGGTTTACAGTATTCAGTCTACGGTGGGCTGACGAATAACTCTCGATGTGTTAGCCCATCGTAAACCGGATACTGTAAACCGTAAACTGACAATCACCTGAATAATGGCAAATCGGTATTTTTTGAAAATAAAAGACATCGTTCGGGAAACGCCCGATGCGGTGACAATAAGCTTCTGGCACCCCATTAACGAAGAAGTTCGCTATCAGCCGGGGCAATTCCTGACTTTTTTACTCAACATAGATGGGCAAAAGATACGCCGGTCGTACTCAATGGCGTCGTCGCCCCACGTTGATGTATCCTTGTCTGTATCGGTAAAGCGTGTTCCGGGTGGACTGGCCTCAAATTACCTCTGCGATCGTATCCAACCCGGCGATATTCTGGAAACCCTTGAGCCTATGGGCACGTTCGTCCCGAAACTTGATCCCCAAAATCGGCGGACAATTATCCTGATTGGGGCGGGCAGTGGTATTACGCCCCTTTTCTCGATGGCGAAATCGGCGATGCACGTAGAACCCAACAGCCGGGTGTGGCTGATCTATGGTAATCGTAACCAGGAGTCCATTATTTATAAAGCGCATTTAGATGCGATGGAACAAGGTTATGGACGTTCGCGCTTTCAGGTAACGCATATTCTGAGTCAGCCCAGCGCAGGTTGGACTGGTGCCGAAGGTCGCCTGAATCAGCATACATTGACGAAATTATTAGATCAGCTTCCGGCTTCTGAACGCCAGAATGCCAGTTTTTACTTATGTGGACCCGATGGTATGATGGCCGAAGTGCGCTCAGCCTTATCGTTGGTTGGTGTTTCTTCGGAACACGTTCATAAAGAAAGCTATGCTACAGCACCAGTTATGGCGGGTGAAGTGGTTGAAGAACCCGTTACAGCTGCCGATAATGGAACACCAGAAGTAACGGTCCTGTATGAAGGTAGCGAGTATAAATTCGCCGTTGCCCCTCATCAGACTATTCTGGAAGCAGCGCTGGATTTGGATATTGACTTGCCGTA
Proteins encoded in this region:
- a CDS encoding cytochrome b5 domain-containing protein; its protein translation is MSLTTPSSLPSYTRMQLALRNGQDRDEIWCAYEGIIYDLSTSRLWRNGKHYEHWAGQDLTDELADAPHTDRVFSRFPAIGKLI
- a CDS encoding N-acetylglucosamine kinase gives rise to the protein MKILIADSGSTKTDWRLVDSNGSTYAIQTDGFNPYYQTTAQMVNTLQAQLIPYLNDTDITKVFFYGTGCTGPTVNPIVADALQAVLPGLQVVEVNSDMLGAARGAIGHQSGIACILGTGSNACCYEGGQLTRGIQSLGFWLGDEGSGGYLGKTLVRDFFQERLPAELREAFQLRYALDRPTLLENAYQKPFPNRYFAAFTPFLSEHLEHPYIANLVTEAFVLFLTTYVKRFPEASSWPIYFVGSIAYYFAKPLQLAVKQTGLTMGSILKAPAEQLVEFHKNG
- a CDS encoding ferredoxin--NADP reductase, translated to MANRYFLKIKDIVRETPDAVTISFWHPINEEVRYQPGQFLTFLLNIDGQKIRRSYSMASSPHVDVSLSVSVKRVPGGLASNYLCDRIQPGDILETLEPMGTFVPKLDPQNRRTIILIGAGSGITPLFSMAKSAMHVEPNSRVWLIYGNRNQESIIYKAHLDAMEQGYGRSRFQVTHILSQPSAGWTGAEGRLNQHTLTKLLDQLPASERQNASFYLCGPDGMMAEVRSALSLVGVSSEHVHKESYATAPVMAGEVVEEPVTAADNGTPEVTVLYEGSEYKFAVAPHQTILEAALDLDIDLPYSCQAGMCTACLGRCTSGKVKLDEEDGLSESELKAGYVLTCVAHPVGPNVVIEIE